One part of the Terrimicrobium sacchariphilum genome encodes these proteins:
- a CDS encoding mucoidy inhibitor MuiA family protein, which translates to MRKTALPLAALVWAGHLSAAPIDASSQISAVTVYADRARVTRSAEVTLPEGESVVRLGGLPANLDPSSVQAGGTGTGVKILGLEIRDVFFDEAVNPRVRELEAQLQAFQDQEATLVAKNADLKERRTFLNKVRDGLAQPGAEEGKSSSGSSLEKVKPLYEFYGAESVAISEASQANAIALRELAPKKQVIVDELNRLRSGGGKTEKQVLVAVKASSPAKASLSLGYNMTGASWQPLYDARVNTQTGAIELAYYGNVRQQTGENWDGVKLSLSTARPNVGARMPELEPWWLNFIQPMAAAAPRALGYARNELAKNKFVAGADADIAAEPAPAPMEYEQAQIESSGVSVVFEIKIPATIPSDGEEHRVAIATQKFDGKIEYVTTPKLADVAFLKTRLTNSSGAPILGGKVNVFRDGDFIGDSHVNFIAPGADFDFYLGADDNVKVTRKTLVDRAAENGLFQKRKGVTRKYETTVENFKSQPVKVTVLDQLPVAQDASITVRDVKFSDTPTQEKDTGKLTWTFDLAPKQKKQITEEFTVDWPSEKDVSF; encoded by the coding sequence ATGAGAAAGACCGCTCTCCCGCTGGCCGCCCTCGTTTGGGCCGGTCATCTTTCCGCCGCCCCGATCGATGCCTCTTCCCAAATCTCCGCCGTCACAGTCTATGCCGACCGGGCGAGAGTGACTCGCTCGGCGGAGGTGACCTTGCCGGAGGGGGAAAGCGTGGTGCGTCTCGGCGGGCTCCCTGCAAATCTCGATCCCTCCAGCGTTCAGGCGGGAGGTACTGGCACGGGGGTGAAGATCCTTGGGCTGGAAATCCGCGATGTCTTCTTTGACGAGGCGGTAAATCCCCGGGTGCGGGAGCTTGAGGCGCAGCTACAAGCCTTTCAGGATCAGGAGGCGACGCTGGTTGCCAAGAATGCGGATCTCAAGGAACGCCGCACTTTTTTGAACAAGGTGCGCGACGGGCTGGCCCAGCCGGGTGCGGAGGAGGGAAAGAGTTCGTCGGGCAGCAGCCTGGAGAAGGTGAAGCCGCTTTATGAATTTTACGGAGCCGAGAGTGTGGCGATTTCCGAGGCGAGTCAGGCCAATGCCATCGCTCTTCGCGAGCTCGCGCCCAAGAAACAGGTGATCGTCGATGAATTGAATCGTCTGCGCTCGGGCGGAGGCAAGACGGAGAAGCAGGTACTGGTGGCGGTGAAGGCATCGTCTCCGGCGAAAGCTTCGCTTTCCCTGGGATACAATATGACCGGAGCCTCATGGCAGCCGCTCTACGACGCAAGAGTCAATACCCAGACAGGCGCGATCGAACTGGCCTATTATGGAAACGTGCGCCAGCAGACGGGAGAGAACTGGGACGGTGTAAAGCTGTCGCTTTCCACGGCAAGGCCCAATGTGGGGGCGCGCATGCCGGAGCTGGAGCCCTGGTGGCTGAACTTCATTCAGCCGATGGCGGCCGCGGCTCCGCGCGCTCTTGGCTATGCGCGGAATGAGCTGGCCAAGAATAAATTCGTCGCAGGCGCCGATGCCGATATCGCGGCTGAACCAGCGCCCGCCCCCATGGAATACGAACAGGCGCAGATCGAAAGCTCGGGTGTTTCCGTGGTTTTCGAAATCAAGATTCCCGCGACGATTCCGAGCGATGGAGAGGAGCATCGCGTGGCGATTGCGACGCAGAAATTCGATGGCAAAATCGAGTATGTGACGACGCCGAAGCTGGCAGATGTGGCCTTTCTCAAGACCCGCCTGACCAACTCCAGCGGAGCGCCGATCCTCGGTGGCAAGGTGAATGTCTTCCGCGATGGGGACTTCATCGGCGACAGCCATGTGAACTTCATCGCTCCCGGCGCGGACTTTGATTTCTACCTCGGGGCGGATGACAATGTGAAGGTCACGCGCAAGACGCTGGTGGACCGGGCCGCGGAGAACGGGCTCTTCCAGAAGCGCAAGGGCGTGACGCGCAAATACGAAACGACGGTGGAGAACTTCAAGAGCCAGCCGGTGAAGGTGACGGTGCTGGATCAACTTCCGGTGGCCCAGGATGCGAGCATTACCGTGCGGGATGTGAAGTTCAGCGACACCCCGACGCAGGAAAAGGATACCGGCAAACTGACTTGGACCTTTGATCTGGCTCCGAAGCAGAAGAAACAGATCACCGAGGAGTTCACGGTCGACTGGCCGTCCGAAAAAGACGTGAGCTTCTAA
- the cysK gene encoding cysteine synthase A — translation MGKIYNNIVETVGRTPLVKLNKVTEGVNATIALKCEFFNPLGSVKDRIGMAMIEEAEKSGVLTKDTVIVEPTSGNTGIALAFVAASKGYKLILTMPETMSLERRTLLAMLGAKLVLTPGAEGMKGAIARAEQIVKETPNSWIPQQFYNPANPAIHSKTTAEEIWEDTDGKVDIFVAAVGTGGTITGVYEALAPRKAGFAAVAVEPKDSPVISQTLAGEPVKPGPHKIQGTGAGFVPGNLHLKASDGSEQITECIQVANEDAFAMARRLAKEEGILVGISTGANVWAALQVAKRPENAGKLIVTVACSTGERYLSTALAEEARAEVGA, via the coding sequence ATGGGCAAAATTTACAACAACATCGTTGAGACCGTCGGACGCACTCCCCTCGTCAAACTGAACAAGGTGACCGAGGGCGTGAATGCCACCATCGCGCTGAAATGCGAGTTTTTCAATCCGCTGGGAAGCGTGAAGGACCGTATCGGCATGGCGATGATCGAGGAGGCCGAGAAGAGCGGTGTGCTCACCAAGGACACCGTGATCGTCGAGCCGACCAGCGGCAACACCGGTATCGCCCTCGCGTTCGTCGCCGCCTCCAAGGGCTACAAGCTCATCCTGACCATGCCCGAGACGATGAGCCTTGAGCGCCGCACGCTCCTCGCCATGCTGGGTGCCAAACTGGTGCTCACTCCAGGTGCCGAGGGGATGAAGGGAGCCATCGCCCGAGCCGAGCAGATCGTGAAGGAGACGCCGAACTCGTGGATTCCGCAGCAGTTTTACAACCCGGCCAACCCGGCGATTCACTCCAAGACGACAGCGGAGGAGATCTGGGAGGATACCGACGGCAAGGTCGATATCTTTGTCGCAGCCGTCGGCACTGGCGGAACGATCACTGGTGTTTACGAGGCACTGGCTCCGCGCAAGGCGGGCTTTGCGGCCGTCGCAGTCGAGCCGAAGGATTCGCCGGTCATTTCGCAAACCCTCGCCGGTGAGCCGGTGAAGCCGGGTCCGCACAAGATTCAGGGCACGGGCGCGGGATTCGTTCCCGGCAACCTGCATCTCAAGGCCTCCGATGGATCGGAGCAGATCACCGAATGTATCCAGGTCGCGAATGAAGACGCTTTCGCCATGGCTCGTCGCCTGGCGAAGGAAGAGGGCATCCTCGTCGGTATCAGCACAGGTGCCAACGTGTGGGCCGCCCTACAGGTCGCGAAGCGCCCGGAGAATGCGGGCAAGCTGATCGTTACGGTAGCCTGCTCCACGGGAGAGCGTTATCTGAGCACGGCCCTGGCCGAGGAAGCTCGCGCGGAGGTGGGAGCCTAA
- a CDS encoding tetratricopeptide repeat protein: MSKDQLPPAEDRLLQSDGFDSDLFWTKYRSVIIGGAIAVVVIALGGGFYWLSERNTRINSEKSFAEATTVEAWQTLIAQYPKSQAAADAYFLVAAAQRDGGKIEDSTATYKKFLEIFPKNTLTGAARLGIAQNLEQQNKLSEALDALRDVQAQDGKSYVASFALLEQARILLRQNKLEEARGALNTLTQTYPTTPAAMFGGSILSDVQALIPPPAVTAVVAPQPAAAASATP, translated from the coding sequence ATGTCCAAGGACCAACTTCCTCCGGCGGAGGATCGTTTGCTGCAATCCGACGGGTTCGACTCCGATTTGTTCTGGACCAAGTATCGCTCGGTCATCATCGGCGGCGCCATCGCCGTGGTGGTTATCGCCCTGGGCGGCGGTTTCTACTGGCTGAGCGAGCGCAATACGCGGATCAACTCGGAGAAATCCTTTGCCGAGGCCACCACGGTGGAAGCCTGGCAGACGCTCATTGCCCAGTACCCGAAATCGCAGGCGGCAGCCGATGCGTACTTCCTTGTCGCTGCCGCTCAGCGCGATGGGGGCAAGATCGAGGACTCTACGGCAACGTATAAGAAGTTCCTGGAGATCTTCCCGAAGAACACGCTTACCGGCGCGGCTCGTCTCGGAATCGCCCAAAACCTCGAGCAGCAGAATAAGCTGAGTGAGGCTCTCGATGCCCTGCGTGATGTGCAAGCCCAGGATGGGAAAAGCTACGTGGCTTCATTTGCCCTACTGGAGCAGGCTCGGATACTTCTGCGCCAGAATAAGCTCGAGGAGGCTCGTGGAGCTTTGAATACCCTGACCCAGACCTACCCGACGACTCCGGCGGCAATGTTTGGCGGATCGATCCTGTCCGATGTGCAGGCATTGATTCCTCCGCCGGCTGTGACGGCTGTCGTCGCTCCGCAGCCTGCTGCTGCGGCCTCAGCCACACCGTAG
- a CDS encoding dihydrolipoyl dehydrogenase family protein, with amino-acid sequence MSDYDFAVIGGGSAGYAAARTAASLGLKTIVLDGGKEVGGLCILRGCMPSKSLIESANRFRAFGQAREFGLRVTDFSYDATEIIARKRRLIGEFADYRREQLETGKFEFVRGKASFLDANTLHVDLLDGTTRTITTRSAIVATGSVVNVPSVPGLAESGAWTSDDVLELTTIPPSLIVLGAGPVALEMAHYFASLGTKVTIIQRSAQLLTGVDPDVAKELEHALSDRGLEIHTGTTLVKIEREGDLRRITFEKNGATHTVEAPALLNALGRRPHLAHLGLDKAGILVEGSHIAASATQQTSQPHIFAAGDCCGPYEVVHIAIEQAELAARNAAKVLAGSDLLEKIDYRLKLYAVFTEPQVAAVGLSEAEAAAKGVEYLTASYPFNDHGKSLIMDELHGFVKLIVEKHSREIIGASVVGPHASDLIEEVVVAMRFRSTAGQFALIPHYHPTLCEIWTYPASDLAEDASVGS; translated from the coding sequence ATGAGCGACTACGACTTTGCCGTGATCGGCGGAGGCAGCGCGGGCTATGCCGCCGCGCGCACCGCCGCCTCGCTGGGACTCAAAACCATCGTGCTCGATGGCGGGAAAGAGGTGGGTGGCCTCTGCATTCTCCGGGGCTGCATGCCGAGCAAATCGCTTATCGAATCCGCCAACCGCTTCCGCGCCTTCGGCCAGGCCCGCGAATTCGGTCTCCGCGTCACGGATTTTAGCTACGACGCCACCGAGATCATCGCCCGCAAGCGGCGGCTTATCGGAGAGTTCGCCGACTACCGCCGCGAGCAGCTGGAGACCGGCAAGTTTGAATTTGTCCGTGGAAAAGCCTCCTTCCTCGACGCCAACACCCTGCACGTCGATCTGCTCGACGGAACGACTCGCACCATCACCACCCGGTCGGCCATCGTGGCCACCGGGTCCGTCGTCAATGTTCCGTCGGTGCCCGGGCTGGCGGAGTCTGGAGCATGGACGAGCGACGACGTGTTGGAGTTGACCACGATCCCACCCTCCCTCATCGTCCTCGGCGCAGGCCCCGTCGCTCTGGAGATGGCTCATTACTTCGCCAGCCTGGGGACCAAAGTCACCATCATCCAGCGCAGCGCCCAACTCCTGACCGGCGTGGACCCCGACGTGGCGAAAGAACTCGAGCACGCCTTGAGCGATCGCGGGCTGGAAATCCACACCGGCACCACGCTGGTCAAGATCGAGCGGGAAGGCGACCTTCGCCGCATCACCTTTGAGAAGAACGGCGCCACCCACACCGTCGAGGCCCCCGCCCTGCTCAACGCCCTTGGCCGCCGCCCCCATCTCGCTCACCTCGGGCTGGACAAAGCTGGCATCCTCGTGGAGGGCAGCCACATCGCCGCCAGCGCCACCCAGCAAACATCCCAGCCTCATATCTTCGCCGCCGGGGATTGCTGCGGGCCTTACGAGGTCGTCCATATCGCCATCGAGCAGGCGGAACTCGCCGCCCGCAACGCCGCCAAGGTGCTCGCCGGTTCCGACTTGCTGGAGAAGATCGACTACCGGCTCAAGCTCTACGCCGTCTTTACCGAGCCGCAGGTCGCAGCCGTGGGACTCTCGGAAGCCGAGGCCGCGGCGAAGGGTGTGGAATATCTCACCGCCTCCTACCCATTCAACGACCATGGCAAGTCCCTGATCATGGATGAACTGCACGGCTTCGTGAAACTCATCGTGGAAAAGCACTCCCGGGAGATCATCGGCGCCTCCGTCGTCGGACCGCACGCCTCCGACCTCATTGAGGAGGTCGTCGTGGCCATGCGATTCCGCTCCACTGCCGGTCAGTTTGCCCTCATACCGCACTATCACCCCACCCTGTGCGAAATTTGGACCTACCCCGCCTCCGATTTGGCGGAGGACGCCTCGGTCGGGAGTTGA
- a CDS encoding bactofilin family protein — MNLNNLTSFMPDTTPSATKNILTNDVQIKGAINFESELIFDGKIEGEIVSENGNLTLGKNAEVNGEVRTKNVVVHGTVNGNITVTERVELKASSQLTGDLRAVRIVIEEGATFIGKSEVTPNKPAPAFKASDRGTAPATTKTQSASAPAVS; from the coding sequence ATGAACCTCAACAATTTGACGAGCTTTATGCCGGATACCACTCCTTCTGCCACCAAGAATATCCTCACCAACGACGTCCAGATCAAAGGCGCCATCAACTTCGAGAGCGAACTGATCTTTGACGGCAAAATCGAAGGCGAAATCGTCTCCGAAAACGGCAATCTCACCCTGGGCAAAAACGCCGAGGTGAATGGCGAAGTCCGCACCAAGAACGTCGTCGTGCACGGCACCGTCAACGGCAACATCACCGTGACCGAGCGCGTCGAGCTCAAGGCCAGTTCCCAGCTCACCGGCGATCTCCGCGCCGTGCGCATCGTCATCGAGGAAGGCGCGACCTTTATCGGCAAATCCGAGGTCACCCCGAACAAGCCCGCTCCGGCCTTCAAGGCCTCCGACCGCGGCACAGCTCCTGCCACCACCAAGACCCAGTCTGCTTCCGCGCCTGCCGTGTCCTAA
- a CDS encoding 4a-hydroxytetrahydrobiopterin dehydratase, which translates to MPGLLSEMEIAHELPSVPTWAREASAIACRRVFRDFAEAMNYVNRVAVLAEIADHHPDIDIRWNTIRLSLTTHSKGGLTEKDFALARQIDALV; encoded by the coding sequence ATGCCCGGCCTGCTTTCCGAGATGGAAATCGCCCACGAACTCCCCTCCGTGCCCACCTGGGCCCGGGAGGCTTCGGCCATCGCCTGCAGGCGCGTCTTTCGTGATTTTGCCGAGGCGATGAACTACGTAAACCGCGTGGCCGTTCTGGCCGAAATCGCCGACCACCACCCGGATATCGACATCCGCTGGAATACCATCCGCCTCTCTCTTACGACCCACAGCAAGGGCGGCCTTACTGAAAAGGACTTCGCACTCGCCCGCCAGATCGACGCGCTGGTTTAG
- a CDS encoding bactofilin family protein: MQDNLRKAPFRCPHCEYVQLEPVTAISTYCRSCGSYYEIGAPVTGKEKPAPAPAAPRSQPTAAQRHVREVRCYRCRRTHEVSASARSTICPGCSASIEFDDIIFDSKVARPVDTRGRLIVEAKGSLSNGYIVCGEADIRGEVNGTLRCEGTVRIAYSGIMSCRIAAKSIVIEKGARLDFPLPLIAAEIILHGSARGNFHCEGQVHVHRHGRLEGRLTARAVVVEKGGFLLADSTVQPASPIQKSEKEAPEKTLPLEGLTNLGLAS; the protein is encoded by the coding sequence ATGCAGGACAATCTCCGCAAGGCCCCGTTCCGGTGCCCGCACTGCGAGTACGTCCAGCTCGAGCCCGTAACCGCCATCTCCACGTACTGCCGCTCCTGCGGCAGCTACTATGAGATTGGCGCTCCGGTAACCGGAAAAGAAAAACCCGCGCCAGCGCCCGCCGCTCCCCGGTCTCAGCCGACAGCGGCGCAGCGTCATGTCCGGGAGGTGCGATGTTATCGCTGTCGGCGGACGCATGAGGTATCAGCCTCCGCCCGCAGCACGATCTGCCCGGGCTGCTCCGCCTCGATCGAGTTTGACGACATCATCTTCGACTCCAAGGTCGCCCGCCCCGTCGACACTCGTGGACGGCTGATCGTGGAGGCCAAAGGCTCCCTCAGCAACGGCTACATCGTCTGTGGCGAGGCCGATATCCGCGGCGAGGTCAACGGCACCCTGCGTTGCGAAGGCACTGTGCGTATCGCCTACTCCGGCATCATGAGCTGCCGGATCGCCGCAAAATCGATCGTGATTGAAAAAGGAGCCAGGCTCGATTTCCCCCTCCCGCTCATTGCCGCCGAAATCATTTTGCATGGCTCGGCCCGGGGGAATTTCCATTGTGAGGGCCAGGTCCATGTTCACCGTCATGGCCGCCTTGAGGGTCGACTCACCGCCAGGGCTGTCGTGGTCGAAAAGGGCGGTTTTTTGCTCGCCGACAGCACCGTGCAGCCAGCCTCCCCCATCCAGAAAAGCGAAAAGGAAGCGCCTGAAAAGACGCTTCCTCTCGAGGGATTAACCAATCTCGGTCTGGCGTCCTAG
- the rnc gene encoding ribonuclease III: MNPLEERMGYKFRNGLLLAEALTHPSISLERKNYPFDNQRLEFLGDAVIQLVVTEHLYRLYPDFSEGQMTKLRTRIVSRPALKAHAVLMDLGRYLMMGRGEEASGGRERASTLADAFESVVGAIYLDGGFDAARNFVLRETLDDFERIAKNPEEVNPKGTLQEILQAIEPCAPAYEVVEQTGPDHSKHFVSKVIWSEIELGRGEGLSKKQAQVAAASDALDRQLWLRKDKRSGTAASV, translated from the coding sequence ATGAACCCGTTGGAGGAGCGGATGGGCTATAAGTTTCGCAATGGCCTGCTTCTGGCAGAGGCATTGACGCACCCCAGCATCTCGCTGGAGCGGAAGAACTATCCCTTCGACAACCAGCGCTTGGAATTCCTGGGCGATGCGGTGATCCAGCTTGTGGTGACGGAGCATCTTTACCGGCTGTATCCCGATTTCAGCGAGGGCCAGATGACCAAACTTCGCACTCGTATCGTGTCGCGTCCCGCGCTCAAGGCGCATGCCGTCCTGATGGATCTCGGTCGCTACCTGATGATGGGCCGCGGCGAGGAGGCCAGTGGTGGGCGCGAGCGTGCCTCAACCCTGGCGGATGCTTTTGAAAGCGTGGTGGGCGCGATCTACCTCGATGGGGGATTCGATGCGGCGCGGAATTTTGTTCTACGCGAGACGCTGGATGACTTTGAGCGCATCGCGAAGAACCCCGAGGAGGTGAATCCCAAGGGAACCTTGCAGGAAATTTTGCAAGCTATCGAGCCGTGTGCGCCAGCCTATGAGGTGGTGGAACAGACAGGGCCGGATCATTCCAAACACTTCGTTTCCAAGGTGATCTGGAGTGAGATCGAGCTGGGCAGGGGGGAGGGCCTCAGCAAGAAGCAGGCGCAGGTGGCAGCCGCCTCCGATGCGCTTGATCGACAGCTCTGGTTGCGCAAAGACAAGCGCTCGGGTACTGCTGCATCTGTATGA